The sequence GGGCGTCTTCGGGAGGCGTTCATGGAGAAGAACCATTTGCTCGACGGCACCGGCCTAACCCTCCAGCTCACCCCGGACGGGCAGTCGCTCCAGGCGCAGTTCACCCCGCTCGTCCAACGTCGCGCCCTCGAGGTAAGCCAGCTGCAGGAGGCGCTTATCGAGCTAGGTTTCGGCGAGCTCTTCGTCCCCCCTGAGGCGCTGGAACAGCTGCTGCAAAAATGCGCCGTGACCCCGCTTGGCTTCACGCAGCGCATAGGCGAAAGGCGCGATGCCACGCTCGCGGTCCAGCTCTCCGACGACGCCATGACAGCGACTATGACGATACAGCCAGCCTGCGGCGGCCGAACCATCACCTTCGAAGAGGTCGAGAAGGAGCTGTCCCGGCTCGGGGTGGTCTGCGGCATCCTCTACGACGAGATCAGGGGCGCCCTGGCGGCCGGCAAGGCATCCCGGCTCGTCATCGCCCAGGGGACCCCGCCCGTACCCGGTGAAGACAGCCAGTTCATCAGCCTCATTCCCGAGATGGCCGAGCAGGTACCACTGCTGTCCGACGATGAGACCGCTGACTACCGAAACCTTGGAGACATCGTCAGCGTTGGCCTGGGCGACCCAGTTATGCGCAGGACCCGGCCCACCCAGGGGACCCCAGGGGTGAATCTGCTGGGGGTGGAACTTCCCGCCACCGACGGCGTCGACATCCCCTTCGCCGAAAACCTGACCGGCATCGCCTGCGACGTCGAAGACGGCGACCTACTCGTCGCCGCCATTTCCGGATACCCGGTCATCGTACCGCACGGGGTCATCGTGGACCCTGTCTTCAAGTTGAAACGCGTCGACCTCTCCACGGGAAACCTCCACTTCAAGGGCTCCTTGGAGATTTCCGGCGATGTCTCCGAGGGGATGGAGGTCGCCGCCACGGAAAACATCACCGTGGGGGGGCTTGTCGAAGCGGCAAGGCTCAAGGCCGGAGGGGACATCGTGGTACAGGGAGGTGTCATCGGGCACGGCCACGCCGTTCAGGGGAGGATGGTCAGCCGGCAGGAAATGGCCCAGCTCGAGGCGGGGGGGGCGGTGACGGTGCAGTTCGCCGAGAACGCCGCCATCACCGCCGGCGGCGACATCACCATAGGCGAACTCGCCATGCAGAGCGATCTCACCTCCGGCGGAAGCATCCTGGTCGGCGAGCGTGGGGGGCGCAAGGGACACATCATCGGCGGGCTTTGCCGCGCAGCCACCCTCGTCCACGCCGTGGTAATCGGTTCGCACGCTGGAGTGCCCACCGTGATAGAGGTCGGCGTCGACCCGGCCCTCAACCGCAAACTGGAAATGGTGCAGGAAACCCTGGCGGGAAAGCAGCGCCAGATGGATGAACTGACGAAGACCATAGCCTACGTCCAGGAAAATCCGGGGAGCATGGACCCGGGGCTTTTCAATCTGAAACAGCGGATCTATACGAAATACCAAGGCGAGATCGCCGAGCTGACCGGCGAGAAAAAGCGTTTGCAAAAACGGATGGAGATAAACGCACAGGCGCGCGTGGAGGTGGAGCGGGATGCCTTCCTCGGCGCGCAGATCAGGATCGGCTCGAGCGTCACCCAGATCGAGGAGGACCTCACCTCCCCGACCTTCACCCTCGGGGAGGATGGGATCACCTACTGAAAAGGAGCAGCATGCGTATCATAGGACTCACCGGGGGGATCGCCTCTGGCAAGACCACCGTCGCCCGTCTCTTCGAGAAGCTGGGGGCGCCGGTGATCGACGCGGACCAACTGGCGCGGGAAGTGGTGGAACCTGGGACGGAAGGGCTGGCCCGCATCGTCGACGCCTTCGGCGCCAAGGTCCTGAATCCGGACGGCACCCTGAACCGGACCGAACTGGGGGCGGTGGTGTTCGCCGATCCGGCGGCCCGTCGCATCCTGGAGGGGATCACCCACCCCGCGATAAGAAAACTCGCAGAAGAAAAGCTGCAAAGGCTCAGGGAGGCGGGAACGGCGACCGCGTTTTACGTTGCCCCGCTTCTCATCGAGGCGGGGATCACCTCCCGCGTGCACGAGGTCTGGGTGGTATACCTCGACCGGGAGACCCAGTTGGAGCGGCTCGTGGAGCGGGACGGCCTTTCCCGCGAGGCGGCACTATCGCGCATCGCGTCGCAGATGCCCATGGAAGAGAAGAAGAAACTCGGCAGGATCGTCATCGACAACCGGGGAAGCAGGGAAGAGCTGGAGGCCCAGGTACTGAGGCTGTGGGAGAAAGAGATAGCGCACCGGGAAGCGGAGCACCGGTAGGGGCTCCACGTCCCTGAAATGAAAAAGGCCCCATGGTGACGGGGCCTTTTTTTCGTTCGGGGTATGTACGGCTACTTGTGGTAGCCGAGCTTGTGGGAGATCTCCTCGCCCGCCTTGATCACCAGCGGGATGAGTTCCTTTTCCATGCGCTCGTCATTGAAGCGCATCGAGGGACCGGAGATGCTGACCGCGCCGATGATGCGGCGGGTGTAGTCGCGGATCGGTGCGCCGACGCATTTCACCCCGACATCCATCTCCTCGTCGTCGATGGCGTACCCCTGGTCGGCGATCACCTTCAGGTGCTTCTTGAGCTCCTCGCGGTCGGTGACCGTCTTCTGGGTATAGCGCTTCATCTCCTTGGTCGGCAGGTAATTCTCAAGCTCCTCGTCGGCCATGTAGGCGATCTGGACCTTGCCGGCCGCGGTGCAGTAGGCCGGAAGACGGGCGCCGACGCGCGGCACGACCCGAACCGTCAGGTCGGTCTCGACCACGTCGAGGTAAACGATGTGGAACTCCTTAAGGATGGCGACGTAGGTAGTCTCGTTGCACTCCTTAACCAGCGCCTCGAGTACCGGGCGGGACTGGCGCAAAAGCCCCATCTGCTTAATGAAGGTCTGCCCGAGCTCGAGTGTCTTGAGCCCCAGCCGGTAATTCTCGGTTACCCTGTTCTGCTCTATATAGTTCCTGGACTCAAGGGTCGCCAGGAGCCTAAAAACGTTGTTTTTGTGGAGTTTCAGCCGCTTGGAGAGCTCGGTTACCCCCAGCTCGTCCACCTCGTCGTGAAACTGTTCCAGGAGGTCGAGGGCATGCGAGACGGCCTGGATGATGTACTCTGATTTCTCTTTTTTCGCCATTGGCTGCACCTATTCTTATGTCAAAAAAATTTCAAACAATAGTAACTAGGCCATTTGACCAGCCGTGTCAAGAAAATTAATCGCTTGATAAACCCTTTTAATGTGTTTAAACTCGCCGTATCCCAAACCGCGCATCATGGATCGTATGACACCGGGTTAAAACAAAGAGTCCCGTCATACAGGGGAAAATGAGCCCCTCAGGGATTGTTTGTAGCCAAAATATAGAATTATGTTCTAAAGAAGTCAAGCCCCAAAAAACTAACGATGTACTGGCATCTTGACTACCCGGCGCCCCCCTGGGGGCCGTCACGCCGGCGGAGGGGGAACGTGCGCCTCAACCTCATTTCCAAGCTTGCCCTCGCTTCCGGCCTCGTGCTCCTTTGCACCATCGCCCTCTTCGCCTATCTTAATCTGAGAAGTCTTAAGGGGCTCCTACTGCAGGAGGCCATCGCCGAGGCGGATCGCGTCTCCGAAACGATCATCCGGACCACGCACAACCAGATGCTCAGGGATGACCGGCCGCTGTTCTACAAGACGATACAGG is a genomic window of Geomonas ferrireducens containing:
- a CDS encoding DUF342 domain-containing protein; protein product: MEKNHLLDGTGLTLQLTPDGQSLQAQFTPLVQRRALEVSQLQEALIELGFGELFVPPEALEQLLQKCAVTPLGFTQRIGERRDATLAVQLSDDAMTATMTIQPACGGRTITFEEVEKELSRLGVVCGILYDEIRGALAAGKASRLVIAQGTPPVPGEDSQFISLIPEMAEQVPLLSDDETADYRNLGDIVSVGLGDPVMRRTRPTQGTPGVNLLGVELPATDGVDIPFAENLTGIACDVEDGDLLVAAISGYPVIVPHGVIVDPVFKLKRVDLSTGNLHFKGSLEISGDVSEGMEVAATENITVGGLVEAARLKAGGDIVVQGGVIGHGHAVQGRMVSRQEMAQLEAGGAVTVQFAENAAITAGGDITIGELAMQSDLTSGGSILVGERGGRKGHIIGGLCRAATLVHAVVIGSHAGVPTVIEVGVDPALNRKLEMVQETLAGKQRQMDELTKTIAYVQENPGSMDPGLFNLKQRIYTKYQGEIAELTGEKKRLQKRMEINAQARVEVERDAFLGAQIRIGSSVTQIEEDLTSPTFTLGEDGITY
- the coaE gene encoding dephospho-CoA kinase (Dephospho-CoA kinase (CoaE) performs the final step in coenzyme A biosynthesis.); its protein translation is MRIIGLTGGIASGKTTVARLFEKLGAPVIDADQLAREVVEPGTEGLARIVDAFGAKVLNPDGTLNRTELGAVVFADPAARRILEGITHPAIRKLAEEKLQRLREAGTATAFYVAPLLIEAGITSRVHEVWVVYLDRETQLERLVERDGLSREAALSRIASQMPMEEKKKLGRIVIDNRGSREELEAQVLRLWEKEIAHREAEHR
- a CDS encoding IclR family transcriptional regulator produces the protein MAKKEKSEYIIQAVSHALDLLEQFHDEVDELGVTELSKRLKLHKNNVFRLLATLESRNYIEQNRVTENYRLGLKTLELGQTFIKQMGLLRQSRPVLEALVKECNETTYVAILKEFHIVYLDVVETDLTVRVVPRVGARLPAYCTAAGKVQIAYMADEELENYLPTKEMKRYTQKTVTDREELKKHLKVIADQGYAIDDEEMDVGVKCVGAPIRDYTRRIIGAVSISGPSMRFNDERMEKELIPLVIKAGEEISHKLGYHK